TCTGAAGTATTTTTGCGGATATTCTCATCTGAGTGCGCGAGTGGCACTCGGCAAATTCCCTTCGAGCGCGCTCCAGATCAAGAAGATGGTCGGCATCTGACACTCGTTTCTGTGCATCCGTCAAGCATTCAGTCAGCGCTGATCTGTAATGTCTCGCCGTTGCGTTCAATTCGGTATAAATAATTCGACGTTCTTCGATTTCTTCATTCGCGCGAATATGACCGCGCTCATCTTGTAGTGCCTTGATTTCTCTCTCAGCATCAAATCTCCGAGCCGCCATTGCGGATCGATTTGAAAGTACTGCTGCCACGATGCTGCCACCGAGCGTTCCGCCGACGCCCACGACAGCTACAGCCAGCGACGACCAGTCCGACATGCTGTCAGTATTGCCAGTAGGCACGTCGAACTTCAAGTGGTAAGCCGGAGGCGTAGGCAGCGCCATGCACTATTCCGCAGTGGAGCACGGCAGCAGGCGCGGCGATCACGGGCGCAACGTTGGACCACATCCCCACAGGTCAAAGCCATGATGTGGCGAGTTGGTGGCATAAGCCGTGTCAACTCCACTTTGCGGTAAACGACACAGACCACACCGGTCACGTAGTGCAAGGCAACACTATCTGCCGTACAACAAGCGCGCCGTCACATGACGCCTACGCAACATCAGCACCGCCCGAACTTTGCTAGATGTGGTGCTCACACGTCGCACTCGATGGTTTCAGCCAAGCCGCATTTCTGTGGCCATCAGCAGCCTCGGTAGATCCGCGCTCGTGCCACTCAAGCAGTGAGATGACACCTGAGCGGAAGGCTCTTGATGCTGCACGAGGTTGGGTGCTCTCTCCATGAAGGCGTCTGGTGTTCTCGAGGTGATGATGTGGAACAGGTCGCGTGGCACCGCGCACTGCTCGATCAAGACGTCGTCATCGATACGGATCAACGATCTTCGACAAGGGCCGGGTAGCGACATCGTTGTCAGTTCCGAAGTCGTCTGCGTGGATCTCCGAAATGCTCTGTACGGCGGGTGGCGGCGTCTTGCGCGGGCTGGCTTTCCGGCTTAGTGTCGGTGGGATCAGGGTTCAATGCCACGTAGCCTGGGTTGATCATGTGTGTGGCCTGGGTGTTGGGGGCAGGGCCTCTGCGTTCTCAGTTGATGGACGGGGTGAGGTTGGCGCGGACGGCTTGAGCTCTGTGGCGGGTTGATGTCAGCCCAGAGGTTTGATGTAGGCGGGCACGGTCCCTGATGATCGTCTGGTTCTCGAGGCCATGCGATCCAAGGAGCCGTGCCCGCGTGTCATCTTCCCTCATCGAGGTCGTGTCCGGCCAGTTGGCCGCAGCCGGGGTGGAGGCGGTGGAGCTTGATGACGGACAGGTGATGGCCTTGATCGAGGTGCTCGGGCTGATCCCGGACCGGCGCCGGGCCCGGGGGCGGCGCTACCGGCTCGGCTTCCTGCTGGCCGCTGCGTTGACGGCGGTGCTGGCCGGGGCGAAGTCCATGGTCGAGGTGGTTCGGCGTACCCGCAGCGCCGACGACGAGTTCCTGTATCGGCTCGGCGCCACCGGCCGGAATCTGCGCCCTGCCGACACCACCTTCGGTCGGGCGCTGAAGGTGCTCGACGGGGACGAGGTGGACATGCTGTGCGGGTCGTGGCTGGCCGGGATGCTGCGAAGCACCGAGCGTGATGCCCTTCGCCCGAGGAACGCCGGCGCCCAGGCCGACGGGGCACGGCTGCCGGTGGCCGCCGCGGACGGCAAGAGCGTGCGCGGCGCGGCAAGGCCCGACGGCACCCGCCCGCACCTGGTCTCGCTCTACCGGCCCGAGGCCGGCTGCGTGATCGGGCAAGTCCAGGTCGCCGACAAGAGCAACGAGATCCCGGCGCTGCCGGACCTGCTCGGCCGGGTCGATCTCACGGGCCTGCTGGTTACCGCGGACGCCTTGCACGCCCAACGCGCCACCGCCGAGGCCGTCGTCGCAGCAGGCGGGCATTACCTGCTGTTCCTGAAGGATAATCAACCCTCGATCCTGCGTCAGGCCCAGGACCTGCTCGCTCCCGGTTCCCACGCCGAGCACGAGCGGGCCGGCACGAGCGCCGAGACGTTCGATATCGGCCACGGGCGGCGGGAGAGGCGCATCACCCGCACCGCGCCGTGCGACGGCATCGACTTCCCGCACGCCG
This genomic window from Actinospica robiniae DSM 44927 contains:
- a CDS encoding ISAs1 family transposase, with translation MSSSLIEVVSGQLAAAGVEAVELDDGQVMALIEVLGLIPDRRRARGRRYRLGFLLAAALTAVLAGAKSMVEVVRRTRSADDEFLYRLGATGRNLRPADTTFGRALKVLDGDEVDMLCGSWLAGMLRSTERDALRPRNAGAQADGARLPVAAADGKSVRGAARPDGTRPHLVSLYRPEAGCVIGQVQVADKSNEIPALPDLLGRVDLTGLLVTADALHAQRATAEAVVAAGGHYLLFLKDNQPSILRQAQDLLAPGSHAEHERAGTSAETFDIGHGRRERRITRTAPCDGIDFPHAAQVIRITRRRAVGKAPGAGTKEVAYAITSLTSEQAGPVKLGQAAREHWGIEAMHHIRDVTWREDASRIRTGSTPRVMAGLRNLALALLKLLGWTNIAAATDHMRDHRNDTLALLGLSH